In Providencia rettgeri, the following proteins share a genomic window:
- a CDS encoding GMC family oxidoreductase: MSAVKYDYIIVGAGSAGCVLAARLIQETQSSVLLIEAGGSDNHLFIRMPAGVAKIIAQKSWPYETEPEPHANNRKMQIAQGKVLGGSSSVNGMIYIRGQKQDYDNWALNYGCEGWGYADVLPWFKKAENNESLTGEYHGTEGPLPVSENRYRHPLSMAFIRAAQEHGLSYVNDLNGESQQGTSFYQTTTHNGERASTSKTYLKSVEKSDRLTLKLSTQVNRIIIRDGRAIGVAYQGKNGHEVEAFASCEVLVCSGAMGSAKLLMLSGVGPEEHLSSLGIETLANLPVGKNFHDHLHMSINVTTKQPISLFGADQGLNAIKHGVEWMAFRSGLLASNVLEGAAFKDSCNQGRPDVQIHFLPILDSWDDVPGEPLPAAHGFSLKVGYLQPKSRGEILLRSTDPQAPLKIHANYLASAEDMEGCKRAVKFGLEILDCPSLQAVSKEVLMPPASVRYDEAQLEEFVRNFCKTVYHPVGTCRMGMDTTTSVTDLRLRVHGIENLRVVDCSVMPEIPSGNTNAPTIMIAERAAAMIIEDRNAN; this comes from the coding sequence ATGAGCGCAGTAAAATATGATTATATTATTGTCGGTGCGGGTTCGGCTGGTTGTGTTCTAGCTGCTCGGTTGATTCAAGAAACGCAATCTAGCGTATTACTTATTGAAGCGGGTGGTAGCGATAACCATTTGTTTATTCGTATGCCTGCGGGCGTTGCTAAAATTATCGCCCAAAAAAGCTGGCCTTATGAAACTGAGCCAGAGCCTCACGCTAATAACCGTAAAATGCAAATTGCCCAAGGGAAAGTGCTGGGGGGAAGCAGCTCTGTCAATGGAATGATCTATATCCGAGGCCAAAAACAAGATTATGATAATTGGGCACTAAATTATGGTTGTGAAGGTTGGGGATATGCGGATGTATTGCCGTGGTTTAAGAAAGCAGAGAATAATGAAAGCCTAACAGGGGAATATCATGGGACTGAAGGCCCGCTTCCCGTTAGTGAAAACAGATACCGGCATCCATTATCAATGGCATTTATTCGAGCGGCACAAGAGCATGGTCTTTCTTATGTCAATGATCTTAACGGAGAAAGCCAGCAAGGAACAAGCTTTTACCAAACCACAACGCATAATGGAGAAAGAGCCAGTACGTCGAAAACCTATTTAAAATCAGTGGAAAAGAGTGACAGATTAACATTAAAACTCAGTACTCAGGTGAACCGTATAATCATTCGTGATGGCCGCGCGATTGGTGTTGCCTATCAAGGAAAAAATGGCCATGAAGTTGAGGCATTCGCCAGTTGCGAAGTATTGGTTTGTTCTGGTGCGATGGGCTCTGCAAAATTATTGATGTTGTCAGGGGTCGGGCCAGAAGAACACCTGTCTTCACTGGGGATCGAGACTCTTGCGAATTTACCTGTGGGTAAAAATTTTCATGACCACCTACATATGTCGATAAACGTCACCACTAAACAACCAATAAGTTTATTCGGCGCGGACCAAGGCTTAAATGCAATTAAACATGGGGTAGAGTGGATGGCATTTCGCAGTGGATTACTCGCATCTAACGTTCTAGAAGGTGCGGCATTTAAAGATAGCTGCAACCAAGGTCGCCCTGATGTACAAATTCACTTTTTACCTATTTTAGATAGTTGGGATGATGTTCCCGGTGAGCCCCTGCCGGCTGCCCATGGTTTTTCTTTAAAGGTCGGGTACTTACAACCTAAGTCTCGTGGTGAAATTTTATTACGTAGCACAGACCCACAAGCACCGCTAAAAATTCACGCTAATTATCTTGCATCAGCTGAAGATATGGAAGGCTGCAAGCGCGCAGTTAAATTTGGTTTGGAAATTTTGGATTGTCCTTCATTACAAGCGGTAAGCAAAGAGGTTCTAATGCCACCGGCTTCCGTCCGCTATGATGAAGCTCAACTTGAAGAGTTTGTCCGAAATTTTTGTAAAACGGTTTATCATCCTGTGGGAACTTGTCGTATGGGAATGGATACCACAACATCAGTGACTGATTTGCGGTTACGTGTACATGGTATTGAAAATTTACGTGTCGTGGACTGTTCTGTGATGCCTGAAATTCCAAGTGGAAACACCAATGCGCCAACGATCATGATTGCAGAACGCGCAGCAGCGATGATTATAGAAGATAGAAACGCAAATTAG
- a CDS encoding fimbrial protein: MAETYTLTIKVNVIESTCDVYGENGPGQPIEVSFGEINLNKFTSERYTKNIDYRLDCGSKSSSNPNLKLKFESSSAGFNTDLVETSNPNLGLKIQADNTLLLPNEYRNFTYQTQPVLTATPVFHEGKEIELGLFTASGILKVEYQ; this comes from the coding sequence ATGGCAGAAACCTATACATTAACAATTAAAGTAAATGTTATTGAAAGCACTTGTGATGTATATGGTGAGAATGGCCCTGGGCAACCTATTGAAGTCTCATTTGGTGAAATAAATCTAAATAAGTTCACCAGTGAACGCTATACAAAAAATATTGACTATCGGTTAGATTGCGGAAGTAAATCATCCAGCAACCCAAATCTTAAATTAAAGTTTGAAAGCTCTAGTGCAGGCTTTAATACTGATTTAGTTGAAACATCCAACCCTAATTTAGGTCTAAAAATTCAAGCAGATAATACACTTTTATTACCTAATGAATACCGTAATTTCACTTATCAAACACAACCAGTATTAACTGCAACCCCAGTATTTCATGAAGGAAAAGAAATTGAACTCGGTTTATTTACCGCTTCTGGAATATTGAAAGTGGAATATCAGTAG
- a CDS encoding fimbrial protein, translating into MSSKIYHWIRSKHIVISLCLTTILPATAGNNNLFRPTDGWEVDGQHGVIHVSGSLTENPCELAMKSSNQSISLGNISFSELNSSEQVMQPIPFQIELLNCLQVQTELQNFQTGKTVWSSTQPAVKIKFLAVSEPEHSNIIRVNGAYGFGLQIANSTGKILPIGKESNPTLIASGQNSLIYYVSAIRTSGPLIPGAFSALIAFEMLYD; encoded by the coding sequence ATGAGTTCAAAGATATACCACTGGATACGTTCCAAACATATAGTTATTTCACTTTGCTTAACTACAATATTGCCGGCAACCGCTGGCAATAATAATCTGTTTAGGCCTACAGATGGTTGGGAAGTTGATGGTCAGCACGGGGTCATCCATGTTTCAGGCTCGTTGACTGAAAACCCATGCGAATTAGCGATGAAATCTAGTAATCAATCAATTTCATTAGGAAATATATCATTCAGTGAATTAAATTCCTCTGAGCAAGTGATGCAGCCTATTCCATTCCAAATTGAGTTGTTAAATTGCCTGCAAGTTCAAACCGAACTTCAAAACTTCCAAACTGGAAAAACGGTATGGAGTAGCACACAGCCTGCTGTCAAAATAAAGTTTTTAGCGGTAAGTGAACCTGAGCATTCCAATATTATTCGAGTCAACGGGGCATACGGCTTTGGGTTGCAAATAGCAAATTCAACAGGGAAAATATTACCAATAGGTAAAGAAAGCAACCCTACGTTAATCGCATCGGGCCAAAATAGCCTAATTTATTATGTCTCAGCGATAAGAACGTCCGGCCCACTCATACCTGGTGCTTTTTCTGCTTTAATTGCTTTTGAAATGCTATATGATTAA
- a CDS encoding fimbria/pilus periplasmic chaperone, whose product MSIKKTLMSLFLGSLTLSGFSEAAVSLDRTRIIFDGENKSISLNINNNNKQLPYLAQGWIENEESKKITSPLIVLPPVQRLEPGKSSQMKIEALPDIKNLPQDRESLFYFNMREIPPKSDKPNTLQIALQTKIKLFYRPEAIAPQQNSAPWQEKLLLEKKGNLVFIKNPTPYYVTIINAGAHENTNAKEFNPIMIAPFSENNIGMTKEQLGNTPVITYINDYGGRPKLTFDCKNTICTVINKN is encoded by the coding sequence ATGAGTATCAAAAAAACATTAATGAGTCTTTTTTTAGGATCTTTAACCCTAAGTGGTTTTTCAGAGGCTGCGGTATCATTAGATAGAACACGAATTATCTTTGATGGGGAGAACAAATCTATCTCTTTAAATATTAACAATAACAATAAGCAACTTCCTTATCTTGCTCAAGGCTGGATTGAAAATGAAGAAAGTAAAAAAATAACATCGCCATTAATTGTATTACCACCCGTTCAGCGATTAGAACCAGGAAAATCCAGTCAAATGAAAATTGAAGCTCTACCTGATATAAAAAACTTACCTCAGGACAGAGAGTCTTTATTCTATTTTAATATGCGTGAGATCCCACCTAAGAGTGATAAACCAAACACTTTACAGATTGCATTACAAACAAAAATAAAGTTATTTTATCGCCCTGAAGCAATTGCACCTCAGCAAAATAGTGCACCTTGGCAAGAAAAATTGCTACTTGAAAAAAAAGGGAACCTAGTTTTTATTAAAAACCCAACACCTTATTATGTCACAATAATTAATGCGGGGGCTCACGAAAATACAAATGCAAAAGAATTTAATCCAATTATGATTGCTCCTTTTAGTGAAAACAATATTGGAATGACGAAAGAGCAACTAGGTAATACCCCCGTAATTACTTATATTAATGATTATGGTGGTCGACCAAAATTAACCTTTGATTGTAAAAATACAATCTGTACTGTTATTAACAAAAATTAA
- a CDS encoding outer membrane usher protein → MSSLPIYTPKLKLLSILIGLTVSCVTLTSNANNYIEFNTDVLDLEDKNNIDLNQFSRAGYIMPGVYNFTLKVNNEQISDINIPYYSGEKDPDESQPCLSPEHVKLLALTSESQKKLTWWHEGQCLNENSLPGLLLRGDLATSSLYVSIPQAYLEYTSENWDPPSRWDNGISALLIDYNLNANSTNSYNGGPNSSSVNSNGVAGINLGAWRFRADWQSQYNHTTGSQGRHQSDFTWNRFYAYRALSELKAKLVLGEDYLASNIFDGFRFIGASLQSELSMIPPNLRGYAPEITGIAQSNATVTVMQQGRILYETQVAPGPFRIQNLSDAITGTLNVAIKEQDGSMQEFQVDTANLPYLTRPGQVQYKFALGQPTNIDRQSEGENFITGEFSWGISNGWSLIGGSLNSQNYNALSMGFGRDLLALGALSFDVTQSIARLPGEGTLSGSSYRINYSKRFEEFDSQIQFAGYRFSERSYMSMSEFLNTQKTGLRNYGSKELYTISVNKNFQDIGLSLYLNYNHQTYWDKKDNDYYSLMLSKYMDIGPIKNMSISLSANRSFYNGVTDDSAYISLSFPLSNGANVGYSMNTSRYDTTNRVSYYDRLDDRTNYQVSAGANRKGGTASAFISHQGDSARWSVNANHINNQYSAFGLSTSGGLTLTGKGTVTHRINNLGGARILVDTDDVPNITIRGIGVPVESNRFGKAVISDVSSYYRNKAQIDLNKLPDDIDAQQSVIQATLTEGAVGYRSFSVISGQKIMAVIALTDGSHPPLGAQVTNNKKQNVGIVGDLGNTYISGVHPSETMNVTWGKNMSCEITFPSELMNREIQDNLLLPCN, encoded by the coding sequence ATGTCTTCGTTACCTATTTACACACCAAAATTAAAATTGTTAAGTATTCTTATTGGGTTAACAGTCAGTTGTGTGACTTTAACGAGCAATGCGAATAATTATATTGAATTCAATACTGATGTTTTAGATTTAGAAGACAAAAATAACATTGATTTAAACCAATTCTCACGCGCCGGTTATATTATGCCTGGGGTTTATAATTTCACTTTAAAAGTTAATAATGAACAAATATCTGATATTAACATCCCCTATTATTCTGGTGAGAAAGATCCTGATGAAAGTCAGCCTTGTTTATCCCCAGAACACGTTAAGCTGCTCGCGCTTACTTCAGAGTCACAGAAAAAATTAACATGGTGGCATGAAGGACAATGCCTTAATGAGAATAGTTTGCCGGGATTACTACTACGTGGTGATTTAGCTACGTCATCTTTATATGTCAGTATTCCTCAAGCCTACTTAGAATACACATCAGAAAACTGGGATCCCCCTTCTCGCTGGGACAATGGAATATCAGCTTTACTGATTGATTATAATCTGAATGCAAATTCCACAAATTCCTATAATGGGGGACCGAATTCATCTTCAGTAAATAGTAATGGTGTAGCCGGTATCAATTTAGGTGCTTGGCGATTTAGAGCTGATTGGCAAAGTCAATATAACCATACGACAGGAAGTCAAGGCCGTCACCAATCTGATTTCACATGGAATCGTTTTTACGCCTACCGAGCTCTATCTGAATTAAAGGCTAAACTCGTACTGGGTGAGGATTATTTGGCCTCAAATATTTTTGATGGTTTTAGATTTATTGGCGCTAGCTTACAATCTGAGTTAAGCATGATACCACCGAACTTACGTGGATATGCCCCAGAAATAACAGGAATAGCACAAAGTAATGCTACAGTCACTGTTATGCAACAAGGACGGATATTGTATGAAACTCAAGTTGCGCCGGGTCCTTTTCGTATCCAAAATTTAAGTGACGCCATAACTGGAACGCTCAATGTTGCCATAAAAGAGCAAGATGGTTCTATGCAAGAATTTCAAGTTGATACTGCAAATTTGCCTTATCTAACAAGACCTGGACAAGTTCAATATAAATTTGCACTAGGCCAGCCAACAAATATTGATCGCCAAAGTGAAGGGGAAAATTTCATTACAGGTGAATTTTCTTGGGGCATAAGCAATGGTTGGTCTTTAATTGGTGGTAGTTTAAATAGCCAAAATTATAATGCATTATCAATGGGATTTGGGCGAGATTTGCTCGCACTCGGTGCTCTTTCATTTGATGTTACTCAGTCTATTGCCCGTTTACCCGGTGAAGGAACATTAAGTGGCAGCTCATACCGAATAAACTATTCTAAACGATTTGAAGAATTCGATAGCCAAATACAATTCGCAGGTTATCGCTTTTCAGAACGAAGTTATATGAGTATGAGTGAATTCTTAAATACTCAAAAAACAGGACTACGTAATTATGGAAGTAAAGAGCTATACACCATATCAGTCAATAAAAATTTTCAGGATATAGGATTATCATTATATTTAAATTATAACCATCAGACGTATTGGGATAAAAAAGATAATGATTATTACAGTTTAATGCTATCCAAATATATGGATATTGGCCCAATAAAAAATATGAGTATTAGCTTATCTGCAAATCGTAGTTTTTATAATGGTGTAACCGATGATAGCGCTTATATATCATTATCTTTCCCACTAAGCAACGGAGCGAATGTGGGTTATTCGATGAATACAAGCCGCTATGATACGACTAATCGTGTTTCTTATTATGACAGATTAGATGATAGAACAAATTATCAGGTCAGTGCAGGTGCAAATCGAAAAGGTGGAACTGCAAGTGCTTTTATTTCACACCAAGGAGATAGCGCTCGCTGGTCAGTTAATGCAAACCATATAAATAACCAATATAGTGCTTTTGGCCTTTCCACTTCAGGTGGCTTAACTTTAACAGGTAAAGGTACGGTTACACATAGAATAAATAATCTCGGGGGAGCTCGTATATTAGTTGATACTGATGATGTTCCAAATATTACGATTCGTGGTATTGGCGTTCCTGTTGAATCAAACCGATTTGGGAAAGCAGTTATTTCGGATGTCAGTAGCTACTATCGAAATAAGGCGCAAATTGATTTAAATAAACTACCTGATGATATTGACGCCCAACAATCCGTTATTCAAGCAACACTAACTGAAGGTGCGGTTGGATATCGTTCATTTTCGGTTATTTCAGGTCAGAAAATTATGGCTGTTATCGCACTTACTGATGGTTCTCATCCTCCATTAGGTGCTCAAGTAACAAACAATAAAAAGCAAAACGTTGGGATTGTAGGTGATTTGGGTAATACTTATATAAGTGGAGTTCATCCTTCAGAAACAATGAATGTAACATGGGGTAAAAATATGTCATGTGAAATAACTTTCCCTTCTGAATTAATGAATCGAGAAATTCAAGATAATTTATTACTTCCTTGTAACTAG
- a CDS encoding fimbrial protein — translation MQGSIMDTACSIDTGSYEQSIDMGILPLSLIQQEGQGQAQDFFITLIGCRLTSYTGELWKTFEVSFDGPVSGDFFSVSGSAQGIALLLTEPNGEYIYPGKKTLPKSIKPGKYILNYQLKVVSNDTPLRAGQYQTSIRFKLDYY, via the coding sequence ATGCAAGGTAGCATTATGGATACAGCGTGTAGTATTGATACTGGTTCTTATGAACAATCCATTGATATGGGTATATTACCACTGTCATTAATACAGCAAGAAGGACAAGGACAGGCACAGGATTTTTTTATTACATTAATTGGTTGCAGACTAACATCTTATACAGGCGAACTTTGGAAAACATTTGAAGTTTCATTTGATGGGCCTGTTAGTGGGGATTTTTTTTCGGTATCGGGTTCTGCACAAGGGATAGCATTATTATTAACTGAACCGAATGGAGAATATATTTACCCAGGAAAAAAAACATTACCGAAAAGTATAAAACCCGGGAAATATATTCTGAATTATCAGTTAAAAGTTGTTTCAAATGACACACCGTTACGTGCTGGACAGTATCAGACATCGATCCGTTTCAAACTGGATTATTACTAA
- a CDS encoding fimbrial protein, with protein MKKIILATMISGLMSTSVLAVDAGSGTVTFSGSIIDAPCSIAPGEENQEVPLGQVSNVTLDNGGESSAQPFQIKLEGCNLKGDNQVAVTFKGTEAGKDTGYLQITGDATGAAVKIMNSSGAQIKVNSSAKQNYVEGNNTLKFQASLIGLKLVDAQSKVIPVTPGKFQAVTNFTLAYN; from the coding sequence ATGAAAAAGATTATTTTAGCAACCATGATTTCTGGTTTAATGAGTACATCTGTTTTAGCTGTTGATGCGGGGAGTGGTACGGTAACATTTTCTGGTTCTATTATTGACGCGCCATGCTCTATTGCACCCGGTGAAGAAAATCAAGAGGTCCCATTAGGCCAAGTATCTAATGTAACTTTAGATAATGGTGGTGAATCCTCTGCACAACCGTTCCAGATTAAATTGGAAGGTTGTAACCTGAAAGGTGATAATCAAGTTGCTGTCACCTTCAAGGGAACTGAGGCAGGGAAAGATACTGGTTATTTACAGATTACAGGTGATGCTACAGGTGCCGCAGTGAAGATCATGAATTCATCAGGCGCTCAAATTAAAGTTAACTCTAGTGCAAAGCAAAATTATGTTGAAGGAAATAATACATTAAAATTCCAAGCATCCTTAATTGGGCTTAAGTTAGTTGATGCACAAAGCAAAGTTATTCCAGTAACACCAGGAAAATTCCAAGCAGTCACTAACTTTACATTAGCATATAATTAA
- a CDS encoding helix-turn-helix domain-containing protein codes for MSKVNRVISKCETQDNLFSIYCGLVIRKIRKENGITAYELAKKVNISQQQMSRYERGINKISIDMLFNLSVALDCPFERIIKLIIAEVQKSPSDDVISLRNKISASDTIYFY; via the coding sequence ATGAGTAAAGTTAATAGGGTTATATCCAAATGTGAAACACAAGATAATCTATTTTCTATTTACTGTGGATTAGTTATAAGAAAAATACGCAAAGAGAATGGTATTACAGCTTATGAACTTGCAAAGAAAGTAAATATTTCACAGCAACAGATGTCACGTTATGAACGCGGAATAAATAAAATTAGCATTGATATGCTATTTAATTTAAGCGTAGCACTCGATTGTCCATTTGAAAGAATTATTAAACTTATTATTGCTGAAGTTCAAAAGTCCCCTTCGGATGATGTAATTTCTTTAAGAAATAAGATATCAGCCTCTGATACAATTTATTTTTATTAG
- the ychF gene encoding redox-regulated ATPase YchF, whose translation MGFKCGIVGLPNVGKSTLFNALTKAGIEAANFPFCTIEPNTGVVPMPDPRLDQLAEIVKPQRILPTTMEFVDIAGLVKGASKGEGLGNQFLTNIRETEAIGHVVRCFENDNIIHVAGQVDPAADIEVINTELALADLDTCERAIHRVQKRAKGGDKDAKAELEALEKCLPHLEQAGMLRTLDLSAEDKAAIRYLSFLTLKPTMYIANVNEDGFENNPFLDVVYKIAEAEGSVVVPVCAAIESDIAELEDEERDEFMADLGIEEPGLNRVIRAGYELLNLQTYFTAGVKEVRAWTIPVGATAPQAAGKIHTDFEKGFIRAQTIAFDDFIQYRGEQGAKEAGKMRAEGKDYIVKDGDVLNFLFNV comes from the coding sequence ATGGGTTTTAAATGCGGTATCGTTGGTCTGCCTAACGTGGGTAAATCCACCCTATTTAATGCATTGACCAAAGCCGGCATCGAAGCAGCCAACTTCCCTTTCTGTACGATTGAACCAAACACGGGTGTTGTGCCAATGCCAGACCCACGTCTTGATCAATTAGCTGAGATTGTGAAGCCACAGCGTATTTTACCAACGACCATGGAGTTCGTGGATATCGCGGGCTTAGTAAAAGGCGCCTCCAAAGGTGAGGGTCTGGGTAACCAATTTTTAACGAATATCCGTGAAACCGAAGCCATTGGTCATGTTGTCCGTTGTTTTGAAAACGACAATATCATTCACGTTGCAGGCCAAGTTGACCCTGCCGCAGATATTGAAGTCATTAATACTGAATTAGCACTTGCTGACCTTGATACTTGTGAACGCGCTATTCATCGTGTCCAAAAACGCGCAAAAGGCGGCGATAAAGACGCAAAAGCAGAGTTAGAAGCCTTAGAGAAATGTTTGCCGCACTTAGAGCAAGCAGGAATGTTACGCACATTAGATTTATCTGCTGAAGATAAAGCGGCTATCCGCTACTTGAGCTTCTTAACATTAAAGCCAACGATGTACATTGCTAACGTCAATGAAGATGGCTTTGAAAATAACCCATTCTTAGATGTGGTTTATAAAATTGCAGAAGCCGAAGGCTCTGTAGTTGTTCCCGTCTGTGCAGCGATTGAGTCTGATATTGCAGAACTTGAAGACGAAGAGCGCGATGAGTTTATGGCTGATTTAGGTATCGAAGAACCAGGTTTAAACCGTGTTATTCGTGCTGGATATGAGCTATTAAACCTACAAACCTACTTTACTGCGGGCGTTAAAGAAGTTCGTGCATGGACTATCCCTGTTGGTGCTACTGCGCCACAAGCTGCGGGTAAAATCCATACTGACTTCGAAAAAGGCTTTATCCGTGCTCAAACTATCGCATTTGATGATTTTATCCAGTACCGTGGTGAGCAAGGCGCAAAAGAAGCCGGTAAAATGCGCGCAGAAGGTAAAGACTATATTGTAAAAGACGGCGATGTACTCAACTTCTTGTTTAATGTGTAA
- the pth gene encoding aminoacyl-tRNA hydrolase, with amino-acid sequence MSKIKLIVGLANPGAEYAQTRHNAGAWYVDLLAERHNQPLKEEAKFFGYTARINMGGNDIRLLVPTTFMNLSGKSVAAIANFYRINLDEILVAHDELDLPPGVAKMKLGGSNGGHNGLKDIQSKFANNPNFYRLRIGIGHPGDKNKVVGFVLGKPPLSEQKLIDDAIDEAARCTDILLQEGMDKAINRLHGFKATT; translated from the coding sequence GTGAGCAAAATTAAGTTAATTGTTGGACTTGCCAACCCGGGTGCTGAATATGCACAAACGCGCCACAATGCCGGTGCATGGTATGTTGATTTATTGGCTGAGCGCCATAATCAGCCGCTGAAAGAAGAAGCTAAATTTTTTGGTTATACCGCACGCATTAATATGGGCGGTAATGACATTCGACTGTTGGTTCCAACCACATTTATGAACCTAAGTGGTAAATCTGTCGCCGCTATCGCCAATTTTTATCGCATCAATCTCGATGAAATTTTAGTCGCCCATGATGAGCTCGATTTACCACCTGGTGTGGCTAAAATGAAGTTAGGTGGCAGTAATGGCGGCCATAATGGTTTGAAAGATATTCAAAGTAAATTCGCCAATAACCCGAATTTTTATCGTTTACGCATTGGCATTGGCCACCCTGGTGATAAAAACAAAGTCGTTGGCTTTGTTTTGGGAAAACCGCCTTTATCTGAACAAAAACTCATTGATGATGCGATTGATGAAGCCGCTAGGTGTACAGATATTCTTCTACAAGAGGGTATGGACAAGGCCATTAATCGTTTACATGGTTTTAAAGCAACCACATAA
- the ychH gene encoding stress-induced protein YchH, with protein MKRKNAYILGNIFMGIGMVLMIGSIGVNLFSHIVNLGLSELITNGSLFGIFIGAMVWLVGARIGGREKVADRYWQLKQHYHSRRDNHRYP; from the coding sequence ATGAAACGGAAAAACGCATATATTCTTGGTAATATCTTTATGGGGATCGGAATGGTGTTGATGATCGGGAGTATCGGTGTCAACTTATTCTCTCATATTGTTAACTTAGGCCTTTCAGAACTTATCACTAATGGTTCCTTATTCGGCATTTTTATCGGTGCGATGGTATGGTTAGTGGGGGCTAGGATCGGCGGCCGTGAAAAAGTTGCAGACCGTTACTGGCAGTTAAAACAACATTATCATTCACGCAGAGATAATCACCGCTATCCATAA
- the prs gene encoding ribose-phosphate pyrophosphokinase, whose translation MPDMKLFAGNATPELAQRVANRLYTNLGDAAVGRFSDGEVSVQINENVRGGDIFIIQSTCAPTNDNLMELVVMVDALRRASAGRITAVIPYFGYARQDRRVRSARVPITAKVVADFLSSVGVDRVLTVDLHAEQIQGFFDVPVDNVFGSPILLEDMLQKNLENPIVVSPDIGGVVRARAIAKLLNDTDMAIIDKRRPRANVSQVMHIIGDVSGRDCILVDDMIDTGGTLCKAAEALKERGAKRVFAYATHPIFSGNAVDNIKNSVIDEIIVCDTIPLSPEIKALSNVRTLTLSGMLAEAIRRISNEESISAMFEH comes from the coding sequence GTGCCCGATATGAAGCTTTTTGCTGGTAACGCTACACCGGAACTAGCACAACGTGTTGCTAACCGCCTTTACACTAATCTTGGAGACGCGGCTGTTGGTCGTTTTAGCGACGGCGAAGTCAGTGTTCAAATTAATGAAAATGTCCGCGGTGGTGATATTTTTATCATCCAGTCAACTTGTGCACCAACCAATGATAACCTGATGGAACTGGTTGTTATGGTCGATGCCCTACGCCGTGCATCTGCTGGTCGTATTACCGCTGTTATCCCTTACTTCGGTTACGCAAGACAGGATCGTCGCGTACGTTCTGCCCGTGTACCAATCACCGCTAAAGTTGTTGCCGATTTTCTGTCAAGTGTAGGTGTAGACCGTGTGCTCACTGTCGATTTACACGCAGAGCAGATCCAGGGCTTCTTTGATGTTCCTGTGGATAATGTATTTGGTAGCCCTATTCTTCTGGAAGATATGTTGCAGAAGAATTTGGAAAACCCAATTGTTGTATCTCCAGACATCGGCGGCGTGGTACGTGCTAGAGCTATCGCAAAACTCCTGAACGACACTGATATGGCTATTATTGACAAACGTCGCCCACGTGCGAACGTTTCTCAAGTTATGCATATCATTGGTGATGTTTCAGGCCGTGATTGCATCTTAGTGGACGATATGATTGATACCGGTGGTACTCTGTGCAAAGCAGCTGAAGCGCTGAAAGAACGTGGTGCAAAACGTGTATTTGCATACGCAACACACCCGATTTTCTCAGGTAATGCTGTAGACAACATCAAAAATTCAGTCATTGATGAAATCATTGTTTGTGACACTATCCCTCTTTCTCCTGAAATCAAGGCGCTGAGCAATGTTCGTACCTTAACGCTTTCAGGTATGTTAGCTGAAGCTATCCGTCGTATCAGCAATGAAGAGTCAATTTCAGCAATGTTTGAGCACTAA